From the Deltaproteobacteria bacterium genome, one window contains:
- a CDS encoding CoA pyrophosphatase produces the protein MFFPNFVLSRLRGATLEISMIDAAIVIPVYRASDGELHIVMILRKPGGVHGDQVAFPGGKYDPEDETMLDTALREVREELGLAIDRADVLCELPMTQTRTTGYRVFPYLARIAVPSRWEIAEREIAEIIDVKLSDLTRPGAHDKMIGRFSTWQKSEQVSFYQVGPHRLWGLSYRILHPVIPRLVAGEWDV, from the coding sequence ATGTTTTTTCCGAACTTCGTGCTCTCGCGTCTTCGTGGTGCAACGTTAGAAATCAGCATGATCGACGCCGCCATTGTCATTCCCGTCTACCGCGCCAGCGACGGTGAGCTGCATATCGTGATGATTTTGCGCAAGCCGGGCGGCGTGCATGGGGATCAGGTGGCGTTTCCCGGTGGAAAATATGATCCGGAAGACGAGACCATGCTCGACACGGCGCTGCGCGAAGTGCGCGAGGAGTTGGGGTTGGCGATCGATCGCGCCGACGTGCTGTGCGAGCTGCCGATGACGCAGACGCGGACGACGGGATATCGGGTATTCCCCTACTTAGCGCGCATTGCTGTCCCGAGCCGCTGGGAGATCGCCGAGCGCGAGATTGCTGAGATTATCGACGTGAAGCTGAGCGACCTCACTCGGCCCGGTGCGCACGACAAGATGATCGGCCGTTTCTCGACCTGGCAGAAATCTGAGCAGGTTAGTTTTTATCAAGTCGGGCCGCATCGGCTTTGGGGTTTGTCCTATCGAATTTTGCACCCGGTGATCCCGCGGTTGGTGGCGGGGGAGTGGGATGTCTGA
- a CDS encoding cupin domain-containing protein: protein MVAPNLKRAGNELGARTTYELFLEREGIPALGGFHIEDINKVDLARWPRVDGRGVYLNLEGSEGVNNCYICEIAPGKALAPQKHMFETLLFVVSGHGATTIWQEGGKKQTFEWGEGALFSPPLNATYQHFNGAGDKPVRLLAMTNAPTVLNLYHNIDFVFNCDYKFSDRYAGEEDFFSGNAKIPGEGFHDTNFIRDVRSYELPERKDRGAGGKMLMIEMSNNVMSAHISQFPVGTYKKAHRHGAGAHVIILKGEGFSVMWKEGDDIKRYNWRAGSLMVPPERWFHQHFNVGREPARYLALKPFSSRKFPGLRKQWGTSESVKNGGDQIEYEDEDPRIRQMFEEQAAKRGVVSQMTGVYKAA from the coding sequence ATGGTTGCACCCAATCTCAAACGTGCCGGTAACGAGCTTGGCGCTAGAACGACATATGAACTATTTCTCGAGCGCGAGGGCATTCCTGCTCTTGGCGGTTTTCACATCGAGGACATCAATAAGGTGGACCTCGCACGGTGGCCGCGTGTCGACGGGCGCGGTGTGTATTTGAACCTCGAAGGATCCGAAGGCGTGAACAATTGTTACATCTGCGAGATCGCGCCCGGGAAAGCGCTCGCGCCGCAAAAGCACATGTTCGAGACACTCTTGTTTGTCGTCAGCGGCCATGGCGCCACGACCATCTGGCAGGAGGGTGGCAAGAAACAAACGTTTGAGTGGGGCGAAGGCGCGCTGTTCTCGCCGCCGCTCAACGCGACCTACCAGCACTTCAACGGCGCCGGCGACAAACCGGTGCGGCTGTTGGCAATGACCAATGCGCCGACGGTGTTGAACCTCTACCACAACATCGATTTTGTTTTTAATTGCGACTACAAATTCAGTGACCGCTACGCTGGCGAGGAAGATTTTTTCAGCGGCAACGCGAAAATTCCCGGCGAGGGTTTTCACGACACCAATTTCATTCGCGACGTGCGCAGCTATGAGCTGCCCGAGCGCAAAGACCGCGGCGCCGGCGGCAAAATGTTGATGATCGAGATGTCTAACAACGTCATGTCGGCGCATATCTCGCAGTTTCCAGTCGGCACCTACAAAAAAGCCCACCGCCACGGCGCCGGCGCCCACGTGATTATTCTCAAGGGCGAAGGTTTCTCGGTAATGTGGAAAGAGGGCGACGACATCAAGCGCTACAACTGGCGCGCCGGCAGCTTGATGGTGCCACCCGAGCGCTGGTTCCACCAACATTTCAACGTCGGCCGCGAGCCGGCGCGCTATTTGGCGCTGAAGCCGTTTAGCAGCCGCAAATTCCCCGGCTTGAGAAAGCAATGGGGCACTTCGGAAAGCGTCAAGAACGGCGGCGACCAGATCGAGTACGAGGATGAGGATCCGCGCATTCGGCAGATGTTCGAAGAGCAAGCCGCCAAGCGCGGTGTCGTAAGCCAGATGACCGGCGTGTACAAGGCGGCATAG
- a CDS encoding CHRD domain-containing protein, with protein MKRLITPLVLAALMLSASTGLAVPIRYAVNLTGAAENPSNNSPGTGNAVVIIDTDANTLFIQASFSGLVANTSDAHIHCCVAPPGNVAVAVPGVGALPGFPLGVTSGTYQNTLNTEATTTYRPAFLTNNGGTGAGAEAALAAGLASGQAYFNIHSSQFPGGEIRGFLQRVAEPSALLLLGLGALLTGLVSQRK; from the coding sequence ATGAAACGACTAATTACCCCGCTTGTTTTAGCAGCTCTTATGCTGAGTGCCTCGACAGGCCTTGCGGTGCCAATCAGATATGCGGTGAACCTCACCGGCGCTGCGGAAAACCCATCGAACAACTCGCCGGGTACGGGCAATGCGGTTGTCATCATCGACACTGATGCCAATACCCTTTTTATCCAGGCGAGCTTTAGTGGATTGGTGGCGAACACCAGCGATGCGCATATTCATTGCTGTGTAGCCCCTCCAGGAAATGTGGCTGTCGCGGTTCCTGGGGTAGGCGCGTTGCCGGGGTTTCCATTAGGAGTCACTTCTGGAACTTATCAAAACACCTTAAACACGGAAGCAACGACGACATACCGGCCTGCATTTTTGACCAACAATGGTGGCACTGGTGCTGGAGCCGAAGCTGCCTTGGCCGCAGGACTTGCGAGCGGCCAAGCTTATTTCAATATTCATTCAAGCCAATTTCCAGGCGGCGAAATCCGAGGGTTTCTGCAGCGGGTTGCAGAGCCGTCTGCTCTGCTTCTGCTTGGTTTGGGCGCGCTGTTGACCGGTTTGGTATCTCAGCGCAAATAG
- a CDS encoding ABC transporter substrate-binding protein translates to MFRFGLPRAKAQRPQSSEKNYSYLCVLRVLCARQFLRLLIFFLIALYPLTHTAEAADKVRIAVTNLNMSFLPTGVALRRGFFRDEGLDVEIIRMNTPNTLAAMTTGDVGYTLLFGSVVRAALRGLPIRALASLLDSPTYALIARPEYKSLKDLKGKTIGIANFGGTDEVLSRMWFRNAGIDADKEVKYLALGPDRARLAALKENIVQVSIISPPGDTLGSQMGFHVLTRAHEQFNFPFIGIGTNLKALKERPQEVRKVVKSLVRANRFIRDDKEGAVRVLADWARLEREHAVASWESTWKVFSADGTIPADGLRLVLDQAKAEMKLAKELPLSEIVDPAPLQDAQRELGIRK, encoded by the coding sequence ATGTTCCGATTCGGATTGCCTCGCGCAAAGGCGCAAAGGCCGCAAAGTTCGGAAAAAAACTATTCTTACCTTTGCGTCCTTCGCGTCCTTTGCGCGAGGCAATTTCTGCGGCTGCTCATCTTCTTCTTAATCGCACTTTACCCACTCACCCACACCGCAGAGGCCGCCGATAAAGTCCGCATCGCGGTGACCAATCTTAACATGTCGTTCCTCCCGACCGGTGTCGCATTGCGGCGTGGCTTCTTTCGCGACGAAGGGCTCGACGTTGAGATTATCCGCATGAACACGCCGAATACGCTCGCCGCCATGACCACCGGCGACGTCGGCTATACGCTGTTGTTCGGCTCGGTCGTTCGCGCCGCGCTGCGCGGTTTGCCGATTCGCGCGCTGGCGAGCCTACTCGACAGCCCGACCTACGCCCTGATCGCGCGGCCGGAATATAAGTCGCTCAAAGATCTCAAAGGCAAAACCATCGGCATCGCCAACTTTGGCGGCACGGACGAAGTGCTATCACGCATGTGGTTCCGCAACGCCGGCATCGACGCCGACAAAGAAGTCAAGTATCTCGCCCTCGGTCCCGATCGCGCCCGACTCGCGGCGCTCAAAGAAAACATCGTCCAAGTGTCGATCATTTCGCCACCGGGGGACACGCTTGGTAGCCAGATGGGCTTTCACGTGCTGACCCGCGCGCACGAGCAGTTCAACTTTCCCTTCATCGGCATCGGGACGAATTTGAAAGCGCTCAAAGAGCGACCGCAGGAGGTAAGAAAGGTCGTCAAATCGCTGGTGCGCGCCAACCGTTTCATCCGCGACGACAAAGAAGGCGCGGTGCGCGTGCTGGCCGATTGGGCGAGACTCGAGCGCGAGCACGCCGTGGCCTCCTGGGAGTCGACGTGGAAAGTCTTCAGCGCCGACGGCACGATTCCGGCGGACGGTCTGCGCCTGGTCTTGGACCAAGCCAAGGCGGAAATGAAACTGGCGAAGGAACTGCCGCTGAGCGAAATCGTCGACCCGGCGCCGCTGCAAGACGCGCAGCGGGAGCTGGGGATAAGAAAGTAA